In Desulfuromonas sp., a genomic segment contains:
- the cobC gene encoding alpha-ribazole phosphatase — translation MKRTRIHLIRHGEVEGHEEKRYNGQADVSVTPKGNAQLGMLQLRMQKLPISAVYSSDLGRCLDGARILAAGYGLETVTEKNLRELDAGEWERLTWDEIQKKYPKEWQARLKDIVNVPMPGGENLNDLAGRVRPVIKKIVKKYMGEEVIVVAHGGVNRVILLDAIGAPLESLFAIEQDFGCLNSIDYYEDGNSVVRLLNG, via the coding sequence ATGAAGCGAACCCGTATTCACTTGATACGCCATGGCGAAGTCGAAGGTCATGAAGAGAAACGCTACAATGGCCAGGCCGATGTCAGCGTGACGCCGAAAGGGAACGCCCAGCTCGGCATGCTTCAACTCCGGATGCAGAAACTGCCGATCTCAGCCGTTTACAGCAGTGACCTCGGTCGTTGTCTGGACGGCGCCCGGATCCTTGCCGCCGGCTATGGGCTGGAGACTGTCACGGAAAAGAATTTGCGTGAACTCGATGCCGGTGAATGGGAACGGCTGACCTGGGATGAAATTCAAAAAAAGTACCCGAAGGAATGGCAGGCGCGGCTCAAGGATATTGTCAACGTGCCGATGCCGGGAGGCGAAAATCTCAATGATCTGGCAGGCCGCGTCCGCCCGGTGATCAAGAAAATCGTCAAGAAATATATGGGCGAAGAAGTCATCGTCGTTGCTCATGGCGGCGTAAACCGGGTCATTCTGCTCGATGCCATCGGCGCCCCGCTCGAATCGCTTTTTGCGATCGAGCAGGATTTCGGATGCCTCAACAGCATCGATTATTATGAAGACGGCAACTCGGTTGTTCGTCTTTTGAATGGTTGA
- a CDS encoding energy-coupling factor ABC transporter ATP-binding protein (with CbiNQ forms the ABC transporter for cobalt import), which produces MLRIENLHYTYEDGTPALNGINLEIAKGEFVAMLGSNGSGKSTLIRHLNGLFKPSLGRIKFQGNELGNVEDREVFSKIGIVFQDPDDQLFASTVEEDVAFGPTNMGLEPEEIKERVHQALHMVNMQALARKSVHALSHGQKKRVCIAGILAMEPEIIILDEPTAGLDPMGVHSLMHLLEDLNRTKGITMIMATHVVDLVPLFMSKIAILSKGTVLRCGNPDEVFGDAEVLEQAKLHLPLIAELMHILKTRDNVKLHHIPLTVGEARREILRLLTVDDVKQRV; this is translated from the coding sequence ATGCTCAGGATCGAAAATCTGCACTATACCTACGAAGATGGTACGCCGGCTTTAAATGGCATCAATCTCGAAATTGCGAAGGGTGAGTTCGTTGCCATGCTCGGTTCCAACGGCAGCGGCAAGTCGACCCTGATCAGGCACCTCAATGGACTGTTCAAGCCCTCACTCGGCCGGATCAAGTTCCAGGGGAATGAACTCGGCAATGTCGAGGACCGGGAGGTGTTCAGCAAGATCGGGATTGTTTTCCAGGATCCGGATGATCAGCTCTTCGCTTCAACCGTCGAGGAGGATGTCGCCTTCGGTCCGACCAACATGGGGCTGGAGCCGGAAGAGATCAAGGAGCGGGTTCATCAGGCTTTGCACATGGTCAACATGCAGGCTTTAGCCCGCAAGTCAGTGCATGCCCTGTCGCATGGCCAGAAGAAGCGGGTCTGTATCGCCGGTATCCTGGCGATGGAGCCGGAGATCATCATTCTCGACGAGCCGACCGCCGGACTCGATCCGATGGGAGTGCATTCGCTGATGCATCTGCTCGAGGATTTAAACCGGACCAAGGGGATTACCATGATCATGGCAACCCATGTCGTTGACCTGGTGCCACTCTTCATGAGCAAGATCGCTATCCTGTCAAAAGGGACAGTTCTTCGTTGTGGAAACCCGGACGAGGTTTTCGGCGACGCCGAAGTACTTGAACAGGCAAAATTACATCTGCCGCTGATCGCCGAGTTGATGCATATTCTGAAAACCCGGGATAATGTCAAGCTGCATCATATTCCGTTGACGGTTGGCGAAGCGCGAAGGGAAATTTTGCGATTGTTGACCGTTGATGATGTGAAGCAAAGGGTTTAA
- the cobS gene encoding adenosylcobinamide-GDP ribazoletransferase, with protein MNREWDDFKSAVAFLTIFPVADKVEIDQERLARSMGFFPAVGLVLGLGLVVLNWLLDALIPRPVLDCLLILCLILATGALHLDGIADLIDGLAGGKDKQSVLHIMKDSRVGAIGVVGLVMVLLLKYLSLYNVSIELKSAALIMMPTAGRWIQVILASYSRYIRPEGGTGSAFVKNVGEREVMIATGTLVAAAIVLFGLKGVFLVFLIGLIAMVQLRYFENRLGGVTGDVLGAATELLEVLTLLFILALF; from the coding sequence ATGAATCGCGAATGGGATGACTTTAAATCAGCAGTGGCTTTTCTGACCATATTCCCGGTTGCTGACAAGGTCGAAATTGACCAGGAGCGTCTGGCGCGCAGTATGGGGTTTTTCCCGGCGGTCGGCCTGGTGCTCGGTCTCGGTCTGGTCGTTCTCAATTGGCTGCTCGATGCGCTGATTCCGCGACCGGTCCTTGACTGCCTGTTGATTCTCTGCCTGATTCTGGCAACCGGGGCTCTGCATCTCGACGGCATCGCCGATCTGATCGATGGGCTCGCCGGTGGCAAGGACAAGCAGTCGGTGTTGCATATCATGAAAGACAGCCGGGTCGGCGCGATCGGTGTCGTCGGCCTGGTGATGGTGCTGCTGTTGAAGTATCTGTCTCTTTACAATGTTTCGATCGAATTAAAGTCGGCCGCCCTGATCATGATGCCGACTGCCGGACGCTGGATACAGGTCATCCTGGCCAGTTACAGCCGCTACATCAGGCCTGAAGGGGGAACCGGAAGTGCCTTTGTCAAGAATGTCGGCGAACGGGAAGTGATGATTGCCACCGGCACCTTGGTCGCGGCCGCGATCGTGTTGTTCGGGCTCAAGGGCGTATTTCTGGTTTTTCTGATCGGGCTGATCGCGATGGTGCAGTTGCGCTACTTCGAGAATCGGCTTGGCGGGGTGACGGGTGATGTTCTTGGCGCAGCGACAGAACTGCTCGAAGTCCTGACCCTACTTTTCATTCTGGCTCTTTTTTGA
- a CDS encoding sirohydrochlorin cobaltochelatase, translating into MKTGILLMGHGSRVSAANDALRVIAEQVKKEGGFDVVEVSFRELHAPDIQAGIDACVEQGATRVLLYPYFLFAGAHVLEDLPNEMAQAKERYPDLEMIMGQPLGIHPKLGEIVCERVAESLTAAGWS; encoded by the coding sequence ATGAAAACCGGAATTTTATTGATGGGGCATGGCTCCCGGGTATCGGCGGCGAATGACGCCTTGCGGGTGATTGCCGAGCAGGTTAAAAAAGAAGGCGGCTTCGATGTTGTCGAGGTCTCCTTTCGGGAGTTGCATGCGCCGGACATCCAGGCCGGCATCGACGCATGTGTCGAACAGGGGGCGACAAGGGTTCTGTTGTACCCCTACTTCCTTTTTGCCGGGGCGCATGTTCTGGAAGACCTGCCAAACGAGATGGCACAGGCGAAAGAACGCTACCCGGACCTCGAGATGATCATGGGCCAGCCGCTCGGTATTCATCCCAAGCTCGGTGAAATCGTATGTGAACGTGTTGCCGAATCGCTTACAGCCGCCGGCTGGAGCTAA
- a CDS encoding cobalt ABC transporter permease produces MKKLLIILIAPVLMSGFVFADEAKPEKWAGIDEAVVEKYAADKGREAAEPLFNVEGDMLLFLFALAGTIGGFVMGFYWHKVFVVGQPEGEGDR; encoded by the coding sequence ATGAAGAAGTTGCTGATTATCCTGATCGCCCCTGTTCTGATGAGTGGGTTTGTGTTTGCCGATGAGGCTAAACCGGAAAAGTGGGCCGGGATTGATGAAGCGGTCGTTGAGAAGTATGCCGCTGACAAGGGTCGGGAGGCGGCCGAGCCGTTATTCAATGTCGAAGGCGATATGCTTCTGTTCCTCTTTGCCCTGGCCGGTACGATCGGTGGTTTTGTGATGGGTTTCTATTGGCACAAGGTTTTTGTCGTTGGCCAACCGGAAGGTGAAGGTGACCGCTGA
- the cbiQ gene encoding cobalt ECF transporter T component CbiQ, with protein sequence MSGIHQFTDIQGERRRLLVALDGRVKLLLMLLALGLNLAAGGVRFPLALLVISLLAVTASGVRVRSFLLRMMVPFTLAVIAFVTQLFWYPEGALVQTLPLFGYDVLIYQGALARGLELGCRILGGMSVLLFFSLTTPLLELMRAAHFFRCPSVLVELALIMYRYIFLMFEEASRIRSAQKSRLGYAGFRNTLRSVSTLGGMLILRSYDRAERSFAAMRCRGYRGVMTAVALTRIKSLDWGVLLSAIGILTTLWVMR encoded by the coding sequence ATGAGTGGTATTCATCAGTTTACCGATATTCAGGGCGAGCGACGGCGCCTGCTGGTTGCTCTCGATGGGCGGGTCAAGCTCCTTCTGATGCTGCTGGCACTGGGCCTTAATCTGGCGGCCGGCGGTGTCCGCTTCCCCCTCGCCTTGCTCGTTATTTCCTTACTGGCGGTGACCGCTTCCGGAGTGCGGGTCCGTTCATTTCTCTTACGGATGATGGTGCCGTTCACTCTGGCGGTTATTGCTTTTGTGACACAACTCTTCTGGTACCCGGAAGGGGCGCTGGTACAGACGCTACCGCTGTTCGGCTACGACGTTTTGATTTATCAGGGGGCGCTTGCCCGGGGGCTTGAACTCGGTTGCCGGATCCTCGGTGGCATGAGCGTGCTCCTCTTCTTTTCGTTGACGACCCCGTTGCTGGAGTTGATGCGGGCCGCTCACTTCTTCCGTTGTCCTTCGGTGCTGGTTGAACTGGCGCTGATCATGTATCGTTATATTTTCCTGATGTTCGAAGAAGCATCGCGGATCAGGAGCGCCCAGAAATCGCGACTCGGCTATGCCGGTTTCCGGAATACGCTCCGTTCCGTTTCGACTCTTGGCGGGATGTTGATCCTCCGTTCCTACGATCGGGCCGAACGGAGTTTTGCCGCGATGCGTTGTCGCGGTTATCGCGGTGTGATGACGGCGGTCGCACTGACCCGGATCAAGAGCCTCGACTGGGGGGTGTTGCTGAGTGCCATCGGTATCCTGACTACTCTCTGGGTCATGCGATAA
- a CDS encoding energy-coupling factor ABC transporter permease has translation MYMIVSVTGVLVLVLASQALAMHITEGLLPWKVASFWFVVALPFVAAGIWQMTKRKKESPTYMPMVGIFGAAVFVFSCLPVPIPGIGATAHPAGTGFSAILLGPLPSVVVAFVSLLLQGLFLAHGGLTTLGANTFSMGVLGSFAGIIAFVVSRKLRFNLFWAGFLAGAMADFFTYLGTSIGLASGLHGSGSYLSEVAAIFTVLAPYVVVLMLIEGVLTGSILVYVRTHRPDILRRLKIIPAEEGV, from the coding sequence ATGTATATGATCGTATCTGTGACCGGAGTGCTGGTTCTGGTACTGGCCAGCCAGGCTCTGGCGATGCACATCACCGAGGGGTTGCTGCCGTGGAAGGTCGCCAGCTTCTGGTTCGTTGTCGCCCTGCCGTTTGTCGCCGCCGGTATCTGGCAGATGACCAAGCGGAAAAAAGAGTCGCCAACCTATATGCCGATGGTTGGCATTTTCGGGGCGGCAGTCTTCGTGTTCAGTTGTCTTCCGGTTCCTATCCCCGGAATCGGCGCCACCGCTCATCCGGCCGGTACCGGCTTCAGTGCCATTCTTCTCGGTCCGTTGCCGAGCGTCGTGGTCGCTTTTGTTTCACTGCTGCTGCAGGGGCTCTTCCTCGCCCACGGCGGCCTGACGACTCTCGGCGCCAATACCTTCTCAATGGGGGTCCTTGGCTCCTTCGCCGGGATCATCGCTTTTGTTGTGTCCCGCAAGTTAAGGTTTAATCTTTTCTGGGCAGGCTTCCTGGCGGGGGCGATGGCCGATTTTTTTACCTATCTCGGTACCTCGATCGGTCTCGCCTCCGGGCTGCACGGCAGCGGCAGTTATCTTTCAGAAGTTGCGGCGATCTTCACGGTGCTAGCGCCTTATGTCGTGGTTTTGATGCTGATTGAGGGTGTGCTGACCGGAAGTATTCTGGTTTATGTCCGTACCCACCGCCCCGACATTCTGCGCCGGCTGAAAATTATTCCGGCAGAGGAGGGGGTATGA
- a CDS encoding cobyrinic acid a,c-diamide synthase produces MKPLIIAAPSSGSGKTTVTLGLLAALRRRGLQVAPFKVGPDYIDPGLHAVASGRQSRNLDGWMCGQENVRSSFKRGCSGADVALVEGVMGLFDGASGQSDVGSTAEIAGWLNGRIVLVVDARAQARSAAALVSGFVNFEPALDFAGVIFNRVGSDRHEELLRQACLSVDGLPPVLGCIRRDDEVSLPQRHLGLVTAEEGLLDEQLLGRLADLVENAVDVEALIAGRPMNQESVETFKAVDKSVRLGIARDEAFSFYYPDNLELLESAGAELLEFSPLRDNLLPDSLDGLYIGGGYPELYAAKLAKNKAMLQAVRTFAESGRPIYAECGGLVYLAEAIDGHPVVGMFPTVARMLPRRKALGYREITLLGDTILGPAGAVLRGHEFHYSELQMPDRVERVYRVSARNGQEQFSEGYVDGNILGSYVHLHFASNSQTAGHFVAACRDYRGQVA; encoded by the coding sequence CTGAAACCCTTGATCATCGCCGCCCCGTCCAGCGGCAGCGGCAAAACAACGGTTACTCTCGGGTTGCTCGCGGCTTTGCGGCGGCGTGGCCTGCAGGTTGCACCGTTCAAGGTCGGGCCCGACTATATCGACCCCGGTCTGCACGCCGTTGCCAGTGGTCGGCAGTCGCGGAATCTCGACGGCTGGATGTGCGGGCAGGAGAACGTGCGGAGCTCTTTCAAAAGAGGCTGCAGCGGAGCCGATGTTGCACTTGTCGAAGGGGTGATGGGTTTGTTCGACGGCGCCTCGGGGCAGAGTGATGTCGGCAGTACCGCCGAGATTGCCGGATGGTTGAATGGCCGGATTGTCCTCGTCGTTGATGCCCGGGCCCAGGCCCGGAGTGCAGCTGCCCTGGTCTCCGGTTTCGTTAATTTCGAGCCGGCTCTCGATTTTGCCGGCGTTATTTTCAACCGGGTTGGCAGCGACCGCCACGAGGAACTGCTGCGTCAGGCCTGCTTATCCGTTGACGGGTTGCCACCGGTTCTCGGCTGTATCCGCCGGGATGATGAAGTTTCGCTGCCGCAGCGGCACCTCGGTTTGGTCACCGCCGAAGAAGGCCTGCTCGATGAGCAGCTGCTGGGCCGACTGGCCGATCTCGTCGAAAATGCTGTCGATGTTGAAGCCCTGATTGCCGGCCGGCCAATGAATCAGGAATCTGTGGAAACGTTCAAGGCAGTCGACAAGTCGGTCCGCCTCGGGATCGCCCGTGATGAGGCGTTCAGCTTTTATTATCCCGACAATCTGGAACTGCTCGAGTCGGCCGGGGCCGAACTTCTCGAGTTTTCGCCGCTCAGGGACAATCTCCTGCCGGACAGCCTCGACGGGTTATATATCGGCGGCGGCTATCCGGAATTATATGCCGCGAAATTGGCGAAGAATAAGGCGATGCTGCAGGCGGTTCGTACTTTTGCTGAAAGTGGTCGGCCGATATATGCTGAATGTGGTGGCCTGGTCTATCTGGCCGAGGCAATCGATGGGCACCCGGTCGTCGGAATGTTTCCGACCGTGGCCCGGATGCTGCCTCGGCGCAAGGCGCTCGGCTATCGCGAGATCACCCTGCTCGGTGACACCATCCTCGGGCCGGCCGGGGCTGTGCTCCGGGGGCACGAGTTTCATTATTCCGAACTGCAGATGCCCGATCGGGTTGAGCGCGTTTACAGAGTCTCTGCCCGTAATGGTCAGGAACAGTTCAGTGAAGGCTATGTCGATGGCAATATCCTCGGATCGTATGTACATCTTCACTTCGCCAGCAACTCACAGACCGCCGGGCATTTCGTAGCGGCCTGTCGTGACTACAGAGGCCAGGTTGCCTGA